A region from the Pseudomonas cucumis genome encodes:
- a CDS encoding OprD family porin: protein MDRNTRILATRLLLAGGVISLSAPAAADFVKDSKASLELRNFYFNRDYRQNNAPQSKQEEWAQGFLLRYESGFTEGLIGVGFDAIGLLGVKLDSSPDRAGSGLLKRHRDTSKGAQDEYGELGLTAKVRASKSTLKLGTLLPKLPTVLANDSRLLPQTFEGGQLTSLEIEGLTVDAGRLTQVNQRDSSDYEDMGITRTGAKGITTRHLDSDSFDFASLNYKWTSNLATGYSYGHLDNFYSQHLVNLTYVLPVTTGQSLKTDLRFARSTDDGGSNIDNNAIGAMFTYSLGGHGLGLGYQGMSGDTGYAYVNGTDAFLVNFVQIGDFASKDEKSWQARYDYNFAAIGVPGLTFMTRYLTGDNIDLGGNRPQGKEWERDTDIGYVVQGGPLKNVGVKWRNATVRSTNFGSDLDENRLIVSYTLPIW, encoded by the coding sequence ATGGACCGCAACACCCGCATCCTCGCGACTCGACTATTGCTGGCCGGCGGCGTCATCAGCCTCTCGGCCCCCGCCGCTGCGGACTTTGTCAAAGACAGCAAGGCTAGCCTTGAACTGCGCAACTTCTATTTCAATCGCGACTATCGCCAGAACAACGCCCCGCAATCCAAACAAGAGGAATGGGCGCAAGGTTTCCTGCTGCGCTATGAATCGGGATTCACCGAAGGCTTGATCGGTGTGGGTTTCGATGCCATTGGCCTGCTCGGCGTCAAGCTCGATTCCAGCCCCGATCGCGCGGGCTCCGGCCTGCTTAAACGCCATCGCGACACAAGCAAAGGGGCTCAGGACGAGTACGGCGAACTGGGCTTGACGGCCAAGGTACGAGCGTCGAAAAGCACGTTGAAACTCGGCACGCTGCTGCCGAAACTGCCGACGGTATTGGCCAACGATTCACGCTTGCTGCCACAAACTTTCGAGGGCGGTCAGCTGACGTCGCTGGAAATCGAAGGCCTGACGGTGGATGCCGGGCGACTGACGCAAGTCAATCAGCGCGACTCCTCGGACTACGAGGATATGGGCATCACCCGCACCGGCGCCAAGGGCATCACCACGCGTCATCTCGATAGCGACAGCTTCGATTTCGCCAGCCTGAACTACAAATGGACCAGCAACCTCGCCACCGGTTACAGCTATGGTCACCTCGACAATTTCTACAGCCAGCACCTGGTCAACCTGACCTACGTGCTGCCGGTCACAACCGGCCAGTCGCTGAAGACGGATCTGCGCTTTGCCCGCTCCACGGACGATGGTGGCAGCAATATCGATAACAATGCCATCGGCGCGATGTTCACCTACAGCCTCGGCGGGCATGGGTTGGGCCTGGGTTATCAAGGCATGAGCGGCGACACCGGCTACGCCTATGTCAACGGCACCGATGCCTTCCTGGTGAACTTCGTGCAGATCGGCGACTTCGCCAGCAAGGACGAAAAATCCTGGCAGGCGCGATACGACTACAACTTTGCGGCGATTGGCGTTCCGGGCCTGACCTTCATGACCCGTTACCTCACAGGCGACAATATCGATCTGGGCGGCAACCGCCCGCAAGGCAAGGAATGGGAACGTGATACCGACATCGGCTATGTCGTGCAAGGCGGGCCATTAAAGAATGTCGGGGTGAAATGGCGTAATGCGACCGTTCGCTCGACCAACTTTGGCAGCGATCTGGATGAAAACCGCCTGATCGTCAGCTACACCTTGCCGATCTGGTAA
- a CDS encoding acyl-CoA dehydrogenase C-terminal domain-containing protein — MPEFNAPLRDMRFVLHEVFDAPALWARLPALADSVDAATADAILEEAAKVTSHLIAPLNRSGDEEGAQWVDGQVSTPIGFKQAYATYIEGGWVGLSGNADFGGMGMPKMLAVQFEEMLYGANSSFALYSALSSGACLALDAHASDTLKSLYLPPMYEGRWAGSMCLTEAHAGTDLGIIRTRAEPRADGSFSITGSKIFITGGDQDLTENIVHLVLAKLPDAPAGPKGISLFVVPKVLVNADGSLGAANAVSCGSIEHKMGIKASATCVMNFDGASGWLVGEANKGLAAMFTMMNYERLSIGIQGIGCAEASYQSAVAYARERVQSRAPTGAIAPDKVADPIIVHPDVRRMLLSMKAMTEGGRAFASYVGQQLDLAKFSDDAKERDSAQTLVALLTPVAKAFFTDTGLESCINGQQVFGGHGYIREWGQEQLVRDVRIAQIYEGTNGIQALDLLGRKVLADKGFALRQFTGEIRHFAHQPDAPYSVQLFDAVQRLEDVSDWLRDQATTNRNEVGAASVEYLHLFGYVAYAWLWARMAQVAKQKLHEDAGFYGAKIATADFYFHRLLPRILSLEQSILAGSASLFGLRAEQF; from the coding sequence ATGCCCGAATTCAACGCCCCGCTGCGCGACATGCGCTTTGTCTTGCATGAAGTGTTCGATGCCCCGGCCTTGTGGGCACGCCTGCCGGCCCTGGCCGACAGTGTCGATGCCGCCACCGCCGACGCCATTCTTGAGGAGGCGGCCAAAGTCACCTCGCACCTGATTGCGCCATTGAATCGCAGTGGCGACGAGGAAGGCGCCCAGTGGGTCGACGGCCAAGTCAGCACGCCGATCGGCTTCAAACAGGCTTATGCCACCTACATCGAAGGCGGCTGGGTGGGCTTGTCCGGCAACGCCGATTTTGGCGGCATGGGCATGCCGAAGATGCTCGCCGTGCAGTTCGAAGAAATGCTCTACGGCGCCAACTCCAGCTTCGCACTGTATTCGGCGTTGAGTTCCGGTGCCTGTCTGGCGCTGGATGCCCACGCCAGCGACACCCTGAAAAGCCTCTACCTGCCGCCGATGTACGAAGGCCGCTGGGCCGGTTCCATGTGCCTGACCGAAGCCCACGCCGGCACCGATCTGGGGATTATCCGCACCCGCGCCGAACCCCGGGCCGACGGCAGCTTCAGCATCACCGGCAGCAAGATCTTCATCACCGGTGGTGATCAGGACCTGACCGAAAACATTGTGCATCTGGTGCTGGCCAAACTGCCGGACGCCCCTGCGGGGCCCAAAGGCATCTCGCTGTTTGTCGTCCCCAAAGTACTGGTCAATGCCGACGGTTCCCTCGGCGCTGCCAACGCTGTGAGTTGCGGTTCGATCGAACACAAGATGGGCATCAAGGCCTCGGCCACCTGCGTGATGAACTTCGATGGCGCCAGCGGCTGGCTGGTCGGCGAAGCCAACAAAGGCTTGGCGGCGATGTTCACCATGATGAACTACGAGCGCTTGTCCATCGGCATTCAGGGCATCGGCTGCGCCGAAGCGTCCTATCAGAGCGCCGTCGCCTATGCACGTGAACGCGTTCAGAGTCGCGCGCCGACCGGTGCTATTGCTCCGGACAAAGTGGCCGACCCGATCATCGTCCACCCTGATGTGCGCCGCATGCTGCTGAGCATGAAAGCCATGACCGAGGGCGGCCGCGCGTTCGCCAGTTATGTCGGGCAGCAACTGGACCTGGCGAAGTTTTCCGATGACGCCAAGGAACGGGACAGCGCGCAAACCCTGGTGGCGCTGCTCACACCGGTGGCCAAAGCGTTCTTCACTGACACGGGCCTGGAAAGCTGCATCAACGGCCAGCAAGTGTTCGGCGGCCATGGCTACATCCGCGAATGGGGCCAGGAACAATTGGTTCGCGATGTGCGCATCGCGCAGATCTACGAAGGCACCAACGGCATTCAGGCCCTGGACTTGCTTGGACGCAAAGTGCTCGCCGATAAGGGCTTCGCGCTGCGCCAGTTCACCGGCGAGATCCGCCATTTCGCCCATCAGCCCGACGCGCCCTACTCCGTTCAACTGTTCGATGCCGTGCAGCGTCTGGAAGACGTGAGCGACTGGCTGCGGGACCAGGCGACCACCAATCGCAACGAAGTCGGCGCTGCTTCGGTGGAGTATTTGCACCTGTTCGGTTACGTCGCCTATGCCTGGCTGTGGGCGCGCATGGCACAGGTTGCCAAGCAAAAGCTGCACGAAGATGCAGGGTTTTATGGCGCGAAGATCGCCACCGCCGACTTCTACTTCCATCGCCTGCTGCCACGCATTTTGAGCCTGGAACAATCCATCCTCGCGGGCAGTGCCTCGTTGTTTGGCCTGCGCGCCGAACAGTTCTAA
- a CDS encoding cation acetate symporter yields the protein MTLLRKLLLAAAGLLPASVVLAAPTLGAVEKQPLNLHAIGMFFVFVLGTLAITWWAARQTRSTSDFYTAGGGITGFQNGLAIAGDYMSAATLLGLSSLVFAKGYDGFIYTIGFFVGWPIITFLMAERLRNLGRYTFADIVSYRLDQNKVRIFAAFGSLTVVCCYLIVQMVGAGQLIKLLFGLDYPVAVVIVGALMLVYVIFGGMIATTWVQIIKAVLLLAGGTTLALMAMSQFGFSYETLADKAVQAHASGWNIMGPGSMLADPINTASMSLGLVFGIAGLPHILMRFFTVPNAKEARKSVFYATGFIGFFFLVVCTLGFAAMVIIGTDPQYYVNGEVGGTLIGGGNMVAMHLAKAVGGNLFFGFLSAVAFATILAVVSGLALAGASAISHDLYATVFKKGKASEKQEMRVTRMATVGLGIIAILLGILFEKMNVAFLVGLTFGIAASTNFPVLIMAMYWKGLTTKGAIIGGFAGLICALVLVILSPAVWVTVLGHAHAIFPYDHPALFSMPLAFFVIVAVSKLDRSVRADKERDAYADQFVRAQTGLGAASASSH from the coding sequence ATGACTCTGCTGCGTAAACTTCTCCTCGCCGCTGCCGGGCTATTGCCGGCCTCCGTTGTGCTGGCTGCACCCACGTTGGGTGCGGTGGAAAAACAGCCGCTCAACCTGCATGCGATCGGCATGTTCTTCGTCTTCGTATTGGGCACATTGGCTATCACTTGGTGGGCCGCGCGGCAAACCAGATCCACTTCGGACTTCTACACTGCAGGCGGTGGCATCACCGGGTTCCAGAACGGACTGGCCATTGCCGGTGACTACATGTCCGCCGCCACGCTGCTGGGGCTGTCCAGCCTGGTGTTCGCCAAGGGCTACGATGGCTTCATCTATACCATCGGCTTCTTTGTGGGCTGGCCGATCATCACCTTCCTGATGGCTGAGCGCTTGCGCAACCTGGGGCGCTACACCTTTGCCGACATCGTGTCCTATCGTCTGGATCAAAACAAAGTGCGGATCTTTGCCGCTTTCGGTTCGCTGACGGTGGTGTGCTGCTACCTGATCGTGCAGATGGTCGGTGCTGGTCAGTTGATCAAGTTGCTGTTTGGCCTCGACTACCCCGTAGCCGTGGTGATCGTCGGCGCGCTGATGCTGGTTTATGTGATTTTCGGCGGCATGATCGCCACCACCTGGGTGCAGATCATCAAGGCCGTGCTGCTGCTTGCCGGCGGCACGACTTTGGCATTGATGGCCATGTCGCAGTTCGGTTTCAGCTACGAAACCCTCGCCGACAAAGCCGTCCAGGCGCACGCCAGTGGCTGGAACATCATGGGCCCAGGCTCGATGCTCGCCGACCCGATCAACACCGCTTCGATGTCGCTGGGCCTGGTGTTCGGGATTGCCGGCCTGCCGCACATTCTGATGCGTTTCTTCACCGTGCCTAACGCCAAGGAAGCACGCAAATCGGTGTTCTACGCCACCGGTTTCATCGGCTTTTTCTTCCTGGTGGTATGCACCCTGGGCTTCGCCGCGATGGTGATCATCGGCACCGACCCGCAGTACTACGTCAATGGCGAAGTCGGTGGCACCTTGATTGGTGGCGGCAACATGGTCGCCATGCACTTGGCCAAAGCGGTCGGTGGCAATCTGTTCTTCGGTTTCCTCTCGGCCGTGGCCTTCGCCACCATCCTTGCGGTGGTCTCCGGGCTGGCCCTGGCCGGTGCTTCGGCGATTTCCCACGACCTCTACGCCACGGTGTTCAAGAAGGGCAAAGCCAGCGAGAAACAGGAAATGCGCGTGACCCGCATGGCCACCGTAGGTCTTGGCATCATCGCGATTCTGCTGGGCATTCTGTTCGAGAAGATGAACGTCGCGTTCCTGGTGGGCCTGACCTTCGGCATCGCCGCGTCGACCAACTTCCCGGTACTGATCATGGCCATGTACTGGAAAGGCTTGACCACCAAAGGCGCAATCATCGGTGGTTTCGCCGGGCTGATCTGCGCGCTGGTCCTGGTGATCCTTTCGCCAGCGGTCTGGGTCACCGTGCTCGGCCATGCGCATGCGATTTTCCCGTACGACCACCCGGCGCTGTTCTCCATGCCACTGGCGTTCTTCGTGATCGTCGCCGTATCCAAACTCGACCGCAGCGTGCGGGCCGACAAGGAGCGTGATGCTTACGCCGACCAGTTTGTCCGCGCCCAGACCGGCCTCGGTGCCGCCAGCGCTTCCAGCCATTGA
- a CDS encoding DUF485 domain-containing protein, with amino-acid sequence MIDIHSTDTQRCERIRSNPKFLQLVSSRSRLAWSLSAAVLGTYYAFMLVVAFAPQWLHAPIAEHRMLTLGMPVGAAIIIFSWLLTGWYVYSANTRFDALGAAILEESK; translated from the coding sequence ATGATCGACATTCATTCAACCGATACCCAACGCTGTGAACGCATTCGGTCCAACCCCAAGTTCCTTCAATTGGTGAGCAGCCGTTCGCGCCTGGCCTGGTCGCTGAGTGCTGCCGTGCTCGGCACCTACTACGCGTTCATGCTGGTGGTGGCGTTTGCTCCGCAGTGGTTGCATGCGCCAATCGCCGAGCATCGGATGTTGACCCTGGGCATGCCGGTTGGCGCGGCGATCATCATTTTTTCCTGGCTGCTGACCGGTTGGTACGTCTACAGCGCCAACACACGTTTCGACGCACTGGGCGCCGCCATTCTCGAGGAGAGCAAGTGA
- a CDS encoding acyl-CoA synthetase — MSIYEQGLSPAAVNHIALSPLSFIERTASVYPHYPAVIHGSIRRTWAQTYTRCRRLASALAGRGIGKNDTVAVMLPNIPEMLEVHFGVPMIGAVLNPLNVRLDAEAIAFMLQHGEARVLITDREFHDVIHAAIGMLDHPPLVIDVNDPEYGEGQAVSDLDYEALLAEGDPAFAWQWPDDEWQAISLNYTSGTTGNPKGVVYHHRGAYLNSLGNQMTWAMGNHPVYLWTLPMFHCNGWCYPWIVTAMAGVHVFLRRVDPQKILTLIREHQVTHLCAAPIVLNALVNMPESAKAAIDHPVNAMVAGAAPPAKVIGAVEQMGIKVTHVYGLTETYGPVTLCAWHAEWDELPLDERAQIKSRQGVRYPTLEGVMVGDSKTLEPTPRDGQTIGEIFMRGNTVMKGYLKNPTATAEAFDGGWFHTGDLAVCHPNGYVEIKDRLKDIIISGGENISTIELEGVLYRHPAVMEAAVVARPDEKWGETPCAFITLKADHQDVREADIISFCREHLAGFKVPRTVIFTLLPKTSTGKIQKYVLRDRAKAL; from the coding sequence ATGTCGATCTATGAACAAGGGCTAAGCCCTGCGGCTGTCAACCATATTGCCTTGTCTCCGCTCAGCTTCATCGAGCGCACCGCCAGCGTTTACCCACACTATCCCGCCGTCATCCATGGCTCGATCCGCCGCACCTGGGCGCAGACCTACACCCGCTGCCGTCGTCTGGCCTCGGCGCTGGCCGGTCGCGGCATCGGCAAGAACGACACGGTGGCGGTGATGTTGCCCAACATTCCCGAGATGCTCGAAGTGCATTTCGGCGTGCCGATGATTGGCGCAGTGCTCAACCCGCTCAACGTGCGTCTGGATGCTGAAGCCATTGCCTTCATGCTCCAGCATGGCGAAGCCAGGGTGCTGATTACCGACCGTGAGTTCCATGATGTGATTCACGCGGCGATCGGCATGCTGGACCACCCGCCATTGGTCATCGACGTTAACGATCCGGAATACGGCGAAGGCCAGGCTGTCAGCGATCTGGACTATGAAGCACTGTTGGCCGAAGGCGACCCTGCTTTCGCCTGGCAGTGGCCCGATGATGAATGGCAAGCCATCTCGCTGAATTACACCTCCGGCACCACCGGCAATCCCAAAGGCGTGGTTTACCACCATCGCGGTGCCTACCTGAACTCATTGGGCAACCAGATGACCTGGGCCATGGGTAACCATCCGGTGTACCTCTGGACCTTGCCGATGTTCCATTGCAACGGTTGGTGCTATCCGTGGATCGTCACCGCCATGGCCGGTGTGCATGTGTTTCTGCGCCGCGTCGATCCACAGAAAATCCTCACGCTGATCCGCGAGCATCAGGTCACCCATCTGTGCGCTGCGCCGATCGTGCTCAATGCCTTGGTCAACATGCCGGAATCGGCTAAAGCTGCGATCGATCATCCGGTCAACGCGATGGTCGCCGGTGCCGCACCGCCAGCCAAAGTGATCGGTGCCGTGGAACAGATGGGCATCAAAGTCACCCACGTCTATGGCCTGACCGAAACCTATGGCCCGGTGACGCTCTGCGCCTGGCATGCCGAATGGGATGAGCTGCCGCTCGACGAACGGGCGCAAATCAAATCCCGTCAGGGCGTGCGCTACCCGACACTCGAAGGTGTGATGGTTGGCGATTCGAAGACACTGGAACCGACCCCGCGAGACGGTCAGACCATCGGTGAGATCTTCATGCGCGGCAACACCGTAATGAAGGGCTACCTCAAGAACCCGACCGCCACAGCCGAAGCCTTCGACGGCGGCTGGTTCCACACCGGGGACCTGGCGGTGTGTCATCCCAACGGTTATGTCGAGATCAAGGACCGACTCAAGGACATCATCATTTCCGGCGGTGAAAACATTTCCACCATCGAACTGGAAGGTGTGCTCTATCGTCATCCAGCCGTCATGGAAGCAGCCGTCGTCGCTCGTCCCGATGAGAAATGGGGCGAAACGCCCTGCGCCTTTATCACATTGAAGGCTGATCACCAGGACGTTCGCGAGGCCGACATCATCAGTTTCTGCCGCGAACACCTGGCCGGTTTCAAAGTCCCGCGCACCGTGATTTTCACCCTGCTGCCGAAGACTTCAACCGGCAAGATCCAGAAGTACGTGCTGCGCGACAGGGCCAAAGCGCTCTAA